The Canis lupus dingo isolate Sandy chromosome 11, ASM325472v2, whole genome shotgun sequence genome includes a region encoding these proteins:
- the IFNB1 gene encoding interferon beta, whose product MVIGETLPIFIMTSRCILQTTLLLYFSTMALAMSNDLLRSQLSSSSLECQELLLQLNGTTEYCLKDRINFEIPEEIEKSHQFQKEDIILITHEMFQKIFDIFRRNISRTGWNETTVENLLVKLHWQKEHLEIILEDVKEKENFTWDNRTLLHLKKYYLRIVQYLKAKEYSICAWTIVRAEICRNFFFLNILTDYLQN is encoded by the coding sequence ATGGTAATAGGTGAGACTCTTCCCATTTTCATCATGACCAGTAGATGCATCCTCCAAACAACTCTCCTGTTGTATTTCTCCACCATGGCTCTTGCCATGAGCAACGACTTGCTTCGATCCCAGCTAAGCAGCAGCAGTTTGGAGTGTCAGGAGCTCCTATTACAGTTGAATGGAACCACTGAATATTGCCTCAAGGACAGGATAAACTTCGAGATCCCTGAGGAAATCGAGAAATCACACCAGTTCCAGAAGGAGGACATCATATTGATCACCCATGAGATGTTCCAGAAGATCTTTGATATTTTCAGGAGAAATATCTCTAGAACAGGATGGAATGAGACCACTGTCGAGAACCTTCTTGTGAAGCTCCACTGGCAGAAGGAACATCTGGAGATAATCCTGGAGGAcgtcaaagagaaggaaaacttcaCCTGGGACAACAGGACTCTTCTGCACCTGAAGAAATATTACTTAAGGATTGTGCAGTACCTGAAGGCCAAGGAGTACAGCATCTGTGCCTGGACAATAGTCCGAGCAGAAATCTGCAGgaactttttcttccttaatataCTTACAGATTATCTCCAGAACTGA